A stretch of the Marivirga tractuosa DSM 4126 genome encodes the following:
- a CDS encoding DUF481 domain-containing protein yields MNRISFSLIFLIFSFSSFGQILHYENFAVILDTTKHVKGNIVPSFQYQNLKEDLIKFENTADFSVLFNRNAVTVANKVELSRFGDETFESGGYFFIEYRRIQDTLPFALEPYFQAHWNEVRGLDRKYAVGANFRWRVIYKKNTGIFAGIGPFYEYEQWDYRGVPDSENIPNPATPITTELVRLGSYISYKQRIADKFLLDLSVYYQDDIENLFDNPRGGSSSRLTYKLTRYLGLTLLYQNMHDPNPVVPIDKLYHNVTFSFSINI; encoded by the coding sequence ATGAACAGAATATCTTTTTCGCTCATCTTCCTGATCTTTTCTTTTTCTTCATTTGGCCAAATTCTGCACTACGAAAACTTTGCAGTGATTTTAGATACTACAAAGCATGTAAAAGGGAATATTGTCCCTAGTTTTCAATACCAAAATCTCAAGGAAGACTTGATAAAATTTGAAAATACAGCCGATTTTTCAGTCCTATTCAATCGTAATGCTGTTACAGTAGCTAATAAAGTAGAACTATCTCGATTTGGTGATGAAACATTCGAAAGTGGTGGCTATTTCTTCATTGAATACAGAAGAATTCAAGATACACTTCCCTTTGCTTTAGAACCCTATTTTCAAGCACACTGGAATGAAGTGAGAGGATTAGATAGGAAATATGCTGTAGGAGCAAATTTCAGATGGCGGGTGATCTATAAAAAGAATACAGGAATTTTTGCAGGAATTGGACCATTCTATGAATATGAACAATGGGACTATCGTGGTGTCCCAGATTCTGAAAACATCCCTAATCCAGCAACACCGATTACCACTGAATTAGTTAGGTTGGGAAGCTATATTAGCTATAAACAAAGAATAGCAGATAAGTTCTTATTAGATTTAAGTGTCTATTACCAAGATGACATTGAAAATCTCTTCGATAATCCAAGAGGTGGTAGTAGCTCAAGGCTAACCTATAAATTGACCCGATATTTAGGCCTAACCTTACTGTATCAAAACATGCATGATCCCAATCCAGTGGTTCCTATTGATAAACTATATCACAATGTGACATTCAGCTTTAGTATTAACATCTAG
- a CDS encoding DNA polymerase III subunit — MLFADIPGLTDLKEQLTKGVKSGKIAHAQLFWGKSGAANLPMALAYATYLNCENPTENDACGQCNSCHKNAKFIHPDFQFSFPTAANDSIKGDDSKLSNNFMKYWRSFLLKDSFASAANWIDHIGTGNKQLNIAKDESKNIIRNLSLKAFEGKYKIMLIWLPEYLHPSAANALLKIIEEPSDKTVFLLVSNNREKLIGTIISRTQAVHVPNYSDDEVKDILVSKYEAAENQAKQLAHIAQGDLHKAVELIDDVSDDAQQEFEQWMRECWANDYTKLVKRSDDFHKWGKMNQQQWLVHAENILRESLVALMQNTELMRVPDEHEQFVMKFSKTLSLEKIAQMNEILNKAIYYLERNASAKMTLLNVSLQLSAILRRR, encoded by the coding sequence ATGCTTTTTGCCGACATACCAGGACTTACTGATTTAAAAGAACAACTGACAAAGGGTGTAAAATCTGGTAAAATTGCACATGCTCAACTCTTTTGGGGGAAATCCGGTGCGGCTAACCTACCGATGGCTTTGGCATATGCTACTTATTTAAATTGTGAAAATCCGACTGAAAATGATGCTTGTGGGCAGTGCAATTCCTGTCACAAAAATGCAAAATTCATCCATCCTGATTTTCAATTCTCATTTCCTACTGCAGCAAACGACAGCATAAAAGGAGACGACTCCAAACTAAGCAATAACTTCATGAAATATTGGAGATCTTTTCTCTTAAAAGATTCCTTTGCCTCTGCTGCTAATTGGATTGATCATATTGGAACTGGAAACAAGCAACTCAATATTGCCAAGGATGAAAGTAAAAACATCATCCGAAACCTTTCCCTCAAAGCCTTTGAGGGAAAATATAAAATCATGCTGATTTGGTTACCAGAATACCTACACCCTTCCGCTGCAAATGCATTGTTGAAAATAATTGAAGAACCATCTGATAAAACTGTTTTTTTATTGGTTTCCAACAATAGAGAGAAGTTAATCGGTACCATCATTTCGAGAACGCAAGCTGTGCACGTGCCCAACTATTCTGATGATGAAGTGAAAGATATTCTGGTTTCTAAATATGAAGCAGCTGAAAATCAGGCAAAGCAGCTAGCTCATATTGCTCAGGGAGACCTCCACAAAGCAGTTGAATTGATTGACGATGTTTCAGATGATGCACAACAAGAATTTGAGCAGTGGATGCGAGAATGCTGGGCAAATGATTACACAAAGTTAGTAAAGAGGTCAGATGATTTCCATAAATGGGGCAAAATGAATCAGCAACAATGGTTGGTTCATGCGGAAAATATATTGAGGGAATCATTAGTAGCGCTGATGCAAAATACTGAATTGATGAGAGTTCCTGATGAACATGAACAATTTGTAATGAAATTTAGCAAAACCTTAAGTTTGGAAAAAATTGCCCAGATGAATGAGATCCTCAATAAAGCCATTTACTACTTGGAGAGAAATGCAAGTGCTAAAATGACTTTACTCAATGTTTCGCTTCAACTATCAGCTATTTTGAGAAGAAGATAG
- the tatC gene encoding twin-arginine translocase subunit TatC, with protein sequence MPADQPQAEMSFLDHLEAFRWHIVRALSAVVILSIVAFASKEFVFGTLILGPSRPDFWFYQMACQLGQTMANSTAFCIDELPFIIQSRKMTGQFSMHITSSIVLGIIVAFPYFFWEMWRFVSPALYENEKKTSRGATFFVSLLFMSGVLFGYYIVSPISINFLANYQVDASVLNEFDITSYVSTLTMLVLACGLMFQLPMVILFMSKAGIINPQILKKYRKIAIVVILVISAFITPPDPISQLLISFPLLILYEISIYISAVIHKRKDKKEAALKKLEDS encoded by the coding sequence ATGCCAGCAGATCAACCACAAGCGGAGATGAGCTTTTTAGATCATCTGGAAGCCTTCCGATGGCATATCGTAAGAGCTTTGTCCGCTGTTGTAATTTTATCTATTGTAGCCTTTGCTTCTAAAGAATTTGTCTTTGGAACCTTGATTTTAGGTCCTTCCAGACCTGATTTTTGGTTTTACCAAATGGCTTGTCAACTGGGCCAAACTATGGCTAATTCAACTGCTTTTTGTATAGATGAATTGCCTTTCATTATTCAAAGTAGAAAAATGACAGGGCAGTTTAGCATGCATATTACTTCCTCCATTGTTTTGGGAATTATAGTGGCTTTCCCCTATTTCTTCTGGGAAATGTGGCGATTTGTAAGCCCTGCATTATATGAAAATGAAAAGAAAACAAGCAGAGGAGCTACCTTCTTTGTGAGTTTACTCTTTATGTCTGGAGTATTATTTGGCTATTATATAGTATCTCCTATTTCAATAAACTTCTTGGCAAATTATCAGGTGGATGCTTCTGTTCTGAATGAATTTGACATCACATCTTATGTTTCCACTTTAACGATGCTTGTTTTAGCATGCGGGCTGATGTTTCAATTACCCATGGTAATTCTTTTTATGAGTAAAGCGGGTATAATCAATCCACAAATTCTGAAAAAATATAGAAAGATTGCGATTGTTGTGATTTTGGTGATCAGTGCTTTTATAACACCTCCAGATCCAATCAGCCAGTTGTTGATTTCTTTCCCACTTTTGATATTATATGAAATAAGTATTTATATTTCAGCAGTTATTCATAAAAGGAAAGATAAAAAGGAAGCAGCATTAAAGAAATTAGAAGATAGCTAA
- a CDS encoding serine hydroxymethyltransferase: protein MQRDNIIFDLIKKEQKRQETGIELIASENFTSPEVMEAMGSVLTNKYAEGLPGKRYYGGCEVVDEVENLAIERVKVLFGATWANVQPHSGAQANAAVMLACLNPGDKILGFDLSHGGHLTHGSPVNFSGKLYQPSFYGVEEETGLIDWDKVEVTAKKEKPKMIICGASAYSREWNYKKLREVADEVGAILLADISHPSGLIARGLLDDPLDYCHIVTTTTHKTLRGPRGGLIMMRDDFENPFGYKNPKGELRKMTQLLDSGVFPGTQGGPLEHVIAAKAVAFGQCLTDDYFNYILQVKKNAEVMAKAFMERDYKIISGGTDNHLMLIDLRSKGITGKIAEAVLGEADITINKNMVPFDDKSPFVTSGMRIGTAAVTSRGLVEADMEKIVDFIDTVITQHEDKQKITSVKNEINEWMVEFPLFK, encoded by the coding sequence ATGCAAAGAGATAATATAATATTTGACCTCATAAAGAAGGAGCAAAAAAGACAAGAAACAGGTATTGAGTTAATCGCATCTGAAAATTTTACTTCGCCAGAAGTTATGGAAGCTATGGGAAGTGTATTAACCAATAAATATGCAGAAGGCCTACCAGGAAAAAGATATTATGGAGGATGTGAAGTAGTAGATGAGGTCGAAAATTTAGCAATAGAAAGAGTTAAAGTACTATTTGGCGCCACTTGGGCAAATGTTCAGCCACATTCTGGAGCTCAAGCTAATGCTGCAGTAATGCTGGCTTGCCTTAATCCCGGAGATAAAATTTTAGGATTTGACTTATCTCATGGTGGGCATTTAACACATGGCTCTCCAGTTAATTTTTCAGGAAAATTATACCAACCATCATTTTATGGAGTGGAAGAAGAAACTGGTTTAATTGATTGGGATAAAGTTGAGGTCACAGCAAAGAAAGAAAAACCAAAAATGATTATTTGCGGTGCATCAGCATACAGCCGTGAATGGAATTATAAAAAGTTAAGAGAAGTTGCCGATGAAGTAGGAGCTATTTTATTAGCTGATATTTCTCACCCTAGTGGCTTAATTGCTAGAGGCTTATTAGATGATCCATTAGATTATTGCCACATTGTAACTACCACAACACATAAGACTTTACGTGGACCAAGAGGCGGATTGATTATGATGCGTGATGATTTTGAAAATCCCTTTGGATACAAAAACCCAAAAGGAGAGTTACGTAAAATGACTCAATTATTGGATTCAGGTGTATTCCCTGGAACGCAAGGTGGGCCATTAGAGCATGTAATTGCAGCTAAAGCAGTGGCCTTCGGACAGTGTTTAACTGATGATTATTTCAATTACATTTTGCAAGTTAAGAAAAATGCTGAGGTTATGGCTAAAGCATTTATGGAAAGAGATTATAAAATCATTTCTGGTGGAACGGACAACCACTTAATGCTAATTGATTTAAGATCTAAAGGCATTACGGGAAAAATTGCTGAGGCGGTTTTAGGTGAAGCTGATATTACCATCAACAAAAACATGGTACCATTTGATGATAAATCACCATTTGTTACTTCAGGAATGAGAATCGGAACTGCAGCAGTCACTTCAAGAGGATTGGTAGAAGCTGATATGGAGAAAATTGTTGATTTCATCGATACAGTGATCACTCAACATGAGGATAAGCAAAAAATTACTTCTGTGAAAAATGAGATTAATGAATGGATGGTAGAATTTCCTCTATTTAAATAA
- a CDS encoding NUMOD4 domain-containing protein has product MDPKLEKWKEIEFNVDLPHAKYEVSNYGRIKSYSTRETGKIIKGSNVNGYQAIMVRFDKRITQSYYVHRLVAESFIPKDNDNQVYVTHLDYDKSNNHISNLKWVSERELADHNNKNPKVLKKRVTGYKLTESDVKVIKKMLKNEKTRYSQIARQFGITHTQLNRIRKGHNWGHVTIDD; this is encoded by the coding sequence ATGGATCCAAAACTGGAAAAGTGGAAAGAGATTGAATTTAATGTGGATCTCCCTCATGCCAAATACGAAGTCTCGAATTACGGTAGGATAAAGAGTTATTCGACACGTGAAACCGGAAAAATCATCAAAGGATCAAATGTGAACGGCTATCAAGCTATCATGGTACGCTTTGATAAAAGAATTACACAAAGCTATTATGTACACCGTCTGGTTGCTGAATCATTTATCCCGAAGGATAATGACAATCAGGTGTATGTTACTCACTTAGATTATGACAAATCAAACAATCATATAAGTAACTTAAAGTGGGTTTCTGAAAGAGAATTAGCTGATCACAATAATAAAAATCCTAAAGTGTTAAAGAAAAGGGTTACTGGTTATAAATTGACCGAATCAGATGTTAAAGTGATCAAAAAAATGCTAAAAAACGAAAAGACCAGGTACAGTCAAATCGCCAGACAATTTGGAATCACGCATACACAATTAAACAGAATTAGAAAAGGACACAATTGGGGACATGTAACAATTGATGATTAA
- a CDS encoding replication-associated recombination protein A, translating into MIFGEDKPLAERMRPTKLEELVGQQHLVGEKGVLRLTIAQGKVPSMIFWGPPGVGKTTIANIIANQVKAPFQTLSAISAGVKDVREVIQRASRSGKIILFIDEIHRFNKSQQDALLGAVEKGVITLIGATTENPSFEVNSALLSRCQVYTLKALELEDLKGLLNTALENDEKLKELNIEIKEYEALIQLSGGDARKLLNLFELVIDAYGKDEKIKITNDQVKEIAQNRMAIYDKSGEQHYDIISAFIKSIRGSDPNAALYWLARMIEGGEDVKFIARRLLISASEDIGLANPNALLIATNTFQAVSMIGYPEAEIVLAQCVTYLACSPKSNASYLAIKKARQLVRDTGDLSVPLHLRNAPTKLMKDMNYGSGYKYSHDFPGNFAYQEFMPEEISKNTLYEPQNNAREKDFRQTLQNLWRKKYNYD; encoded by the coding sequence ATGATATTCGGAGAAGATAAACCACTGGCAGAAAGAATGCGCCCAACTAAACTGGAAGAATTAGTCGGACAACAGCATTTGGTAGGCGAAAAAGGTGTTTTAAGATTGACAATTGCTCAAGGAAAAGTTCCTTCTATGATTTTCTGGGGACCTCCAGGTGTAGGCAAAACCACCATTGCCAATATCATAGCCAATCAGGTGAAAGCGCCATTTCAAACTTTAAGTGCAATAAGTGCTGGAGTTAAAGATGTTAGGGAAGTTATCCAAAGAGCCTCCCGATCTGGAAAAATCATTTTATTTATAGATGAAATTCACCGCTTCAATAAATCCCAACAAGATGCACTTTTAGGCGCTGTAGAAAAAGGAGTCATTACTTTAATTGGTGCCACAACAGAAAATCCATCTTTTGAAGTCAATTCCGCTTTGCTTTCTCGTTGTCAGGTCTATACACTTAAAGCATTAGAATTAGAGGATTTAAAAGGATTATTGAATACCGCTTTAGAAAATGATGAAAAATTAAAAGAGCTCAATATTGAAATCAAAGAATACGAAGCCTTAATTCAGCTTTCAGGCGGTGATGCCAGAAAGCTTTTGAATTTATTTGAATTGGTAATTGATGCTTATGGAAAAGATGAAAAAATCAAAATCACCAATGATCAGGTCAAAGAAATCGCTCAAAATAGAATGGCGATTTATGATAAATCAGGTGAACAGCATTATGATATCATTTCTGCCTTTATTAAAAGTATAAGAGGAAGTGATCCGAATGCCGCACTTTATTGGCTCGCCAGAATGATAGAAGGTGGAGAGGATGTGAAATTCATTGCTCGCAGATTGTTAATTTCTGCATCTGAAGACATCGGACTAGCTAACCCTAATGCCTTATTAATTGCCACTAATACTTTTCAAGCGGTTAGCATGATTGGCTACCCTGAAGCGGAAATCGTATTGGCGCAATGTGTCACCTACTTAGCCTGTTCACCAAAAAGTAATGCATCTTATCTAGCCATTAAAAAAGCAAGGCAATTAGTTAGAGATACAGGTGATTTATCCGTTCCATTGCATTTACGAAATGCCCCAACAAAATTGATGAAAGATATGAATTACGGTAGCGGATATAAGTATTCTCACGATTTTCCTGGGAATTTTGCTTATCAAGAGTTTATGCCAGAAGAAATTAGTAAAAACACCCTCTATGAGCCTCAGAACAATGCTAGAGAGAAAGATTTTCGACAAACCCTACAAAATCTTTGGCGAAAAAAGTATAATTATGACTAA
- a CDS encoding DMT family transporter has product MNKTWQIHGALALVGLIYGANYVIAKGVMPNYMSPNAFILLRATVATILFWIYHALTSSEKVIRKKDYWLFAKCAVFGVMGNQLIFFNGLSLTSPVNASIIMTANPIIVLVISFWLLNEKITWRKIIGILIGAVGVILLVLNKEVSIDNDAFLGDIFIFLNATFYAIYLVMVKPLMQRYEPITVVKWVFLFGTLMIVPFGIVPIFDVEFQAFPSGIWWSIVYVIIGTTFLAYLLNAMALKHVNSTIVGYYIYLQPVFATLITIILGQEVFRWEKTVFALMIFFGVYLVSQQKKTKNEEATN; this is encoded by the coding sequence ATGAATAAGACCTGGCAAATTCATGGAGCACTGGCACTAGTAGGTTTAATCTATGGCGCAAATTATGTCATCGCAAAAGGCGTGATGCCTAATTACATGAGTCCCAATGCTTTTATTTTACTAAGAGCTACGGTGGCAACTATTCTTTTCTGGATTTATCATGCGCTTACTTCCTCAGAAAAAGTAATTAGAAAGAAAGACTATTGGCTTTTTGCCAAATGTGCAGTTTTTGGGGTTATGGGAAATCAGCTGATTTTCTTTAATGGACTGAGCTTGACGAGTCCAGTTAATGCCAGCATCATTATGACGGCTAATCCGATTATTGTTCTAGTGATTTCCTTTTGGTTATTGAATGAAAAAATCACTTGGCGTAAAATCATCGGGATTTTAATTGGAGCTGTTGGCGTGATTCTACTAGTGCTAAATAAGGAAGTGAGTATAGATAATGATGCCTTTTTAGGGGATATTTTTATTTTCCTCAACGCCACTTTCTATGCGATTTATCTTGTGATGGTAAAACCTCTCATGCAAAGATATGAGCCTATCACGGTAGTGAAATGGGTATTTCTTTTCGGAACTTTGATGATTGTCCCTTTTGGAATAGTCCCAATTTTTGATGTTGAATTCCAAGCTTTTCCCTCAGGAATTTGGTGGAGCATAGTTTATGTAATTATTGGAACTACATTTTTGGCTTATCTTTTAAATGCCATGGCTTTAAAGCATGTGAATTCTACTATAGTGGGCTATTATATTTATTTGCAACCCGTATTTGCAACTTTGATCACCATTATTCTGGGGCAAGAAGTTTTCCGCTGGGAAAAGACTGTATTTGCATTGATGATATTTTTTGGAGTATATTTAGTAAGTCAACAAAAGAAAACTAAAAATGAAGAAGCGACTAATTGA
- a CDS encoding DUF4199 domain-containing protein — translation MKKRLIEIKWGLIFVIMMLVWMYFEKAMGWHDENIADHPTYTNFVAIPSIIVYVLALLEKRKKHFNNVMSWKQGFISGLIITAVVVILTPFSQLVTHELITPEYFENVKAFAVSRGQMTQEEANNYFNLTSYLWQSTVGALIMGAITAAIVAVFVRKKE, via the coding sequence ATGAAGAAGCGACTAATTGAAATAAAATGGGGATTAATCTTTGTGATTATGATGCTCGTATGGATGTATTTTGAAAAAGCCATGGGGTGGCATGATGAAAATATAGCAGATCATCCAACTTACACCAATTTCGTTGCCATCCCTTCTATAATTGTCTATGTGCTGGCTTTGCTGGAAAAGCGAAAGAAGCATTTCAATAATGTGATGAGCTGGAAGCAAGGCTTTATTTCAGGTTTGATTATTACCGCTGTAGTGGTGATTTTGACACCTTTTAGTCAGCTGGTAACTCATGAATTAATCACACCAGAATATTTTGAGAACGTGAAAGCCTTTGCCGTAAGCCGAGGGCAAATGACCCAAGAAGAGGCGAACAATTACTTTAATTTAACTAGTTATTTGTGGCAAAGTACAGTTGGGGCTTTAATCATGGGAGCTATAACAGCTGCAATAGTAGCCGTTTTTGTCAGAAAAAAGGAGTAA
- a CDS encoding 3-deoxy-D-manno-octulosonic acid transferase — translation MGEFFYRLGISLLGIGVKIHALINAKSKKFVEGRKDLFSQLEERFKSVDQPVVWFHCASLGEFEQGRPLIEAFKQEHPNFFILLTFFSPSGYEVRKNYELADYICYMPLDTSHNAEQFVKITQPKLAFFVKYEFWHYHLKALSEADCWVYSVSAIFRSNQRFFKYYGGFYRKILKQFDHIFVQNKTVAALLKGIHIHNVSVSGDTRFDRVKSITDSVKPQEMFTEFSKDQPVLIGGSTWEQDIKVIAPFLQQNPEWKAIIAPHDISEANLKLHEEVLKIPTSRYSKIDSEATTKPRVILIDNIGMLSSLYQYGKIAFIGGAYGDGLHNTLEAACFGLPVFFGNKNYRKFQEALDLLDAKAAFKVANAQEFLSIMNSDDFKIEESSQRALEYVNQNIGAKDKIMKHIAPIIQKMKLS, via the coding sequence ATGGGTGAATTCTTTTATCGATTGGGTATTTCATTATTAGGCATTGGGGTCAAGATCCATGCGCTGATAAATGCCAAATCCAAAAAGTTTGTAGAAGGTCGGAAAGATTTGTTTTCTCAGCTGGAGGAAAGGTTTAAATCTGTTGACCAGCCAGTAGTTTGGTTTCATTGTGCTTCTTTGGGTGAATTTGAACAAGGTAGACCTTTGATTGAAGCTTTTAAACAAGAACATCCTAATTTCTTTATTCTATTGACTTTTTTTTCGCCTTCGGGTTATGAGGTTCGTAAAAACTATGAACTGGCAGATTATATCTGTTATATGCCTTTGGATACATCTCACAATGCGGAGCAATTTGTAAAAATTACCCAACCCAAACTGGCATTTTTTGTAAAATATGAATTCTGGCATTATCACCTGAAAGCATTATCAGAAGCGGATTGCTGGGTATATTCTGTTTCTGCTATATTCCGTTCTAACCAGCGGTTTTTTAAATATTATGGAGGCTTTTACCGAAAAATATTAAAGCAGTTCGATCATATTTTTGTACAAAACAAAACAGTGGCTGCTTTGCTAAAAGGCATTCATATTCATAATGTGAGCGTAAGTGGTGATACAAGGTTTGATAGAGTAAAATCCATAACCGATAGTGTGAAACCTCAGGAGATGTTTACTGAATTTTCCAAAGATCAGCCTGTTTTAATAGGAGGAAGTACGTGGGAGCAAGACATAAAAGTAATAGCACCTTTTTTACAGCAAAATCCTGAATGGAAAGCCATTATTGCCCCACACGATATTAGTGAAGCTAATTTAAAACTGCATGAGGAGGTTTTGAAAATTCCTACTAGTCGTTATAGCAAAATAGATTCTGAAGCAACAACGAAACCAAGAGTGATCCTAATTGACAATATAGGAATGCTTTCTTCCTTATATCAATATGGTAAAATAGCTTTTATAGGTGGAGCTTATGGAGACGGCTTGCATAATACTTTGGAAGCCGCTTGTTTTGGCTTGCCCGTATTTTTCGGAAATAAAAATTACCGTAAATTTCAGGAAGCATTGGATTTATTAGATGCTAAAGCTGCTTTTAAAGTAGCAAATGCTCAGGAATTTTTATCTATTATGAATTCAGATGACTTTAAAATTGAGGAATCTTCCCAAAGAGCTTTGGAATATGTCAATCAAAATATTGGAGCAAAGGATAAAATTATGAAGCATATTGCACCTATCATCCAAAAAATGAAGCTATCATGA
- the rsgA gene encoding ribosome small subunit-dependent GTPase A has protein sequence MMKGRVFKSTGSWYTVLAEGKFYECRLRGKLRLDDEKVTNPVAVGDWVNIAPENDTEAIIKDVLPRENYIIRKSTRKKKHSHRLAANIDQAVLIVTLAFPRTSLGFIDRFLVSCESFRIPAVLVFNKADLLDEEGLEYYEALKFDYQELGYKVLLVSAEENIGMEELKAVLEGKTSLFAGHSGVGKSTLLNLISPHIDQRIGEVSESVGKGVHTTTFAEMFEAWEGAFVIDTPGIKELGLWDIGNEELSHYFPEMREYIGECKFNNCTHTHEPGCAFREAMEEGKIAPSRYESYLSILEDEDSHR, from the coding sequence ATGATGAAGGGAAGAGTTTTTAAATCGACAGGGAGCTGGTACACTGTATTGGCGGAGGGAAAATTTTATGAGTGCCGATTGAGAGGTAAGCTCCGCTTGGATGATGAAAAAGTCACCAACCCTGTGGCGGTGGGCGATTGGGTGAATATTGCACCTGAAAATGACACGGAAGCCATTATTAAGGATGTACTCCCTAGGGAAAATTATATCATTAGGAAATCAACTCGGAAAAAGAAACATAGCCATCGTCTGGCAGCTAATATTGATCAGGCAGTTTTAATAGTGACTTTGGCTTTCCCCAGAACAAGTTTGGGCTTTATTGACCGATTTTTAGTGAGTTGTGAGTCCTTCAGAATCCCTGCTGTATTGGTATTTAACAAAGCAGATTTATTGGATGAGGAGGGATTGGAATATTATGAAGCACTCAAATTCGATTATCAGGAATTGGGCTATAAAGTGTTGCTAGTCTCCGCTGAGGAAAATATTGGGATGGAAGAATTGAAAGCCGTTTTGGAAGGAAAGACCTCACTTTTTGCAGGTCATTCGGGAGTCGGGAAATCTACTTTACTGAATTTGATTTCGCCTCATATTGACCAAAGAATAGGGGAGGTGTCGGAATCAGTAGGCAAAGGAGTACATACCACCACTTTTGCGGAAATGTTTGAAGCCTGGGAAGGAGCTTTTGTAATTGATACGCCTGGAATAAAAGAATTGGGGCTTTGGGATATTGGCAATGAGGAGCTAAGCCACTATTTTCCTGAAATGCGGGAATATATAGGAGAATGTAAATTTAATAATTGCACGCATACTCATGAGCCAGGCTGTGCTTTCAGAGAAGCGATGGAAGAAGGAAAGATTGCACCAAGCCGATATGAAAGTTATTTAAGTATTTTGGAAGATGAGGATAGTCATCGATGA
- a CDS encoding DUF1648 domain-containing protein produces MQKNRPKIKLQKTTFNYLIEIATLAILVLAWVYVLLSYSELDSEIPVHFNASGEADRYGDKQSIFFLPLLGIVIFIGLFILNKYPHIFNYPTEITEENAERQYKNATNLIRILNLIIVLVFAFIIYKTVNARTENSETLGEWFLPAVTIIINIPGLYFLAKAFKKK; encoded by the coding sequence ATGCAGAAAAACAGACCTAAAATTAAACTTCAAAAAACAACCTTTAATTACTTGATTGAGATTGCCACCTTAGCAATTCTTGTGCTGGCATGGGTTTATGTTCTCCTGTCATATTCAGAGCTTGATAGCGAAATTCCAGTTCATTTTAATGCCTCAGGAGAAGCTGATAGATATGGAGATAAACAATCTATTTTTTTTCTCCCGCTGTTAGGAATAGTCATTTTTATTGGATTATTTATTTTAAATAAATATCCACACATCTTTAATTATCCCACAGAAATCACCGAGGAAAATGCTGAAAGGCAATACAAAAATGCCACTAACTTAATCAGAATATTGAACCTAATTATAGTTTTAGTATTTGCTTTTATAATTTATAAAACTGTAAATGCTAGAACAGAAAATTCTGAAACACTAGGCGAGTGGTTTTTACCTGCAGTTACTATCATCATCAATATACCAGGACTATACTTTCTAGCTAAAGCATTTAAGAAGAAATGA